In Mycolicibacterium aubagnense, the DNA window GCCAGTGGCCGGAGCAGCGGCAGATCCTTCTCGAACATGTCCTGTAGATGGACTCGCGCCGCCCGCACCCGGAAGACGCCATAGGACATCAGAGCCAGCAACAGGAATCGGAAGAACCGCTCCACGGCCAGCACACGCATCAGCACGCGGTCGCGCAACAGCCGGCCGCGGGGAACTTCAGGCGCTGATTCCGCCGGTCCCTTCCCTCGCGGCGGACCGACCACGAATGTCTCGCACCGCAGGCACCGCCACGCCTCGCCGACCGGCGTCTGCACGTGCAAGCGAGCAGCCAGCTCCGGTTCGTCGGGGGCGAACGTTGCGTGACCGCGGAGTCCACAGGAACGCAGGGCGAAATCCACCATGTTCGTACCGTAGTGGCAGCTCTTGACCGTCGGCACTCAATTCGGTCGGCGCGCCTGAAACGCCCTGAATCACGCCGCAAATACAGCGCTCACCAGCGGGAACACCTCGTTCATAGGTTATCCATAGGTCAACCACAGATCGTCGCTAACCCGGTTCGCAACAATGTCGCGATGCGATACGCGCCAGACGCCCACGAGGCGGCTCGTCGGCCGCAAGCCGCCGGCCCTGCGGTTCCGGCCCCGATGACTCGCCACGACGGTAGCCCCATCGAGGTCCTCGTGGTCGACGACGAACCGGCGCTCGGCGACCTGGTAGCCATGGTGTTGCGGTACGAGGGCTGGCGGGTCACGGCTGCGCGCGACGGTGCGTCGGCCATCAAGAAGGCCGCTGCCGAGAAGCCCGACATCGTGGTGCTCGACGTCATGTTGCCGGACATGAGTGGGCTCGATGTGCTCCACGAATTGCACCGGATCCGCCCCGAACTACCAGTACTGCTACTCACTGCCAAAGACACCATCGAAGACCGCATCGCCGGATTGTCAGCGGGCGGAGACGATTACGTCACCAAGCCGTTCAATGTCGAGGAAATGGTGCTGCGGATGCGGGCACTGATTCGGCGGACCGGCGTCGGCGTCGCAGCCGACAGCGCGCAACTGGTCGTCGGCGATCTGGTACTGGACGAAGACAGTCGCGAAGTCACCAGGGCGGGCACCGACATCACTTTGACCGCGACCGAATTCGAGGTGCTTCGGCTGATGATGAACAATCCTCGGCGGGTGCTGACCAAGACCCAGATCCTGCACGCCGTATGGGACTATGATTTCGAGGGCCGCTCAAACGTGGTGGAGCTGTACATCTCCTACCTACGCAAGAAGATCGATGCCGACCGCGCACCCATGATCCACACGGTCCGCGGGGTCGGCTATGTCCTCAAACCGCAGTGACGTCGTGGTGGCGGCCCCT includes these proteins:
- a CDS encoding response regulator transcription factor — its product is MTRHDGSPIEVLVVDDEPALGDLVAMVLRYEGWRVTAARDGASAIKKAAAEKPDIVVLDVMLPDMSGLDVLHELHRIRPELPVLLLTAKDTIEDRIAGLSAGGDDYVTKPFNVEEMVLRMRALIRRTGVGVAADSAQLVVGDLVLDEDSREVTRAGTDITLTATEFEVLRLMMNNPRRVLTKTQILHAVWDYDFEGRSNVVELYISYLRKKIDADRAPMIHTVRGVGYVLKPQ